From Nocardia sp. XZ_19_385, the proteins below share one genomic window:
- the folP gene encoding dihydropteroate synthase yields MGVVNVTSDSFSDGGRYLDPDVAVAHGISLHELGADIVDVGGESTRPGAARIDPETEAARVVPVIRGLAAAGVPTSVDTMRASVAEAAIAAGVSMVNDVSGGRADVGMVKVVAAAKVPWVLMHWRADANYQHTGPAEHYDDVVAEVARELRQQVEMAVAGGVDYDKLILDPGIGFAKNADHNWELLGALAAGSELTDMGLPILIGASRKRFLGSLLADADGPRPPDGREIATATISALAAEHGAWGVRVHDVRASLDAIAVTDACTRAAARVREKHRRPENGLWSRREVRH; encoded by the coding sequence ATGGGCGTTGTGAACGTCACCAGCGATTCGTTTTCCGACGGTGGCCGCTATCTGGATCCTGATGTGGCTGTGGCACACGGGATCTCGCTGCACGAGCTGGGTGCCGACATTGTCGACGTCGGGGGTGAATCCACTCGGCCGGGCGCGGCTCGGATTGATCCGGAAACCGAGGCGGCCCGGGTGGTTCCGGTGATCCGCGGTCTCGCGGCGGCGGGCGTGCCGACCAGCGTGGACACCATGCGGGCGAGCGTGGCCGAGGCCGCCATCGCCGCGGGTGTGTCCATGGTGAACGACGTCTCCGGTGGGCGCGCCGACGTCGGCATGGTGAAAGTCGTTGCGGCGGCCAAGGTTCCATGGGTTCTGATGCATTGGCGCGCTGATGCGAACTACCAGCACACCGGTCCCGCCGAGCACTATGACGACGTGGTCGCCGAGGTGGCGCGGGAGTTGCGGCAGCAGGTCGAAATGGCCGTGGCCGGCGGTGTCGACTACGACAAGCTGATCCTGGATCCGGGCATCGGTTTCGCCAAGAACGCAGACCACAACTGGGAGTTGCTGGGCGCGTTGGCGGCCGGGTCCGAGCTGACCGACATGGGTTTGCCGATCCTGATCGGGGCTTCGCGGAAACGCTTCCTCGGTTCGTTGCTGGCCGACGCCGACGGGCCGCGCCCGCCGGACGGCCGGGAGATCGCGACCGCCACCATTTCCGCGCTGGCCGCCGAACACGGTGCATGGGGTGTACGTGTGCACGACGTGCGTGCTTCGCTGGACGCCATCGCGGTCACCGACGCCTGTACTCGGGCCGCCGCCCGGGTGCGGGAAAAGCATCGGCGCCCCGAAAACGGGCTGTGGTCCCGGAGGGAAGTACGGCATTGA
- the folK gene encoding 2-amino-4-hydroxy-6-hydroxymethyldihydropteridine diphosphokinase, giving the protein MTRAVLSIGSNLGDRLAHLRSVVDGLGERVRAVSPVYSTPPWGGVEQDDYLNAIVLVDDPAFGCMDWLRAGQRLEQAADRVREVRWGARTLDVDVVWCAAGEKPLRSAAPELTLPHPQAHNRAFVLVPWLDVDPAAELEVDGEAHPVRELLRRLDPAERDGVRRTEHILAITTSKGEPCN; this is encoded by the coding sequence GTGACGCGCGCGGTGTTGTCGATCGGCTCGAATCTCGGGGACCGGCTCGCGCATCTCCGCAGCGTCGTGGACGGACTGGGGGAGCGGGTGCGCGCGGTGTCCCCGGTGTACTCGACCCCACCGTGGGGCGGTGTCGAACAGGACGACTACCTCAATGCCATTGTGCTGGTGGACGACCCGGCGTTCGGCTGCATGGACTGGCTGCGCGCCGGTCAACGGCTGGAGCAGGCCGCCGATCGGGTGCGCGAGGTGCGCTGGGGCGCGCGAACCCTCGATGTCGACGTGGTCTGGTGCGCCGCGGGCGAAAAGCCCCTGCGCAGCGCCGCCCCCGAACTGACGCTCCCGCATCCGCAGGCGCACAACCGCGCGTTCGTGCTGGTGCCGTGGCTGGACGTGGACCCGGCCGCCGAACTCGAAGTCGACGGCGAAGCGCACCCGGTGCGTGAGCTGCTGCGGCGACTGGACCCGGCCGAGCGCGACGGCGTCCGCCGGACCGAGCACATCCTGGCCATCACGACCAGCAAGGGCGAGCCGTGCAACTGA
- a CDS encoding DUF1266 domain-containing protein, with protein MTTFPYEELDKREEDHWSGAAVSDDELRALALGGFYSARWDAFHDALLLGPEREHPLGDRRELAIDTLTGAWGITDSTEAQASMEQLLDGMHGPLYALVHPLVMASINASERDRFGERADRHRAFLRQVGSFRGMDNPEALVRDYDIWSQAIKIGFTDHLSKPLPTDIHAWDLARVVAVARMAFTAGYLEADVAWAYLMRALPIAQRKYKNWRQFGDAYLTGWTYWQACEDLAELKNGGVDRRMELLRLWTRPTSPWRRVQLNDPA; from the coding sequence TTGACAACCTTCCCCTACGAAGAGCTCGACAAGCGGGAAGAAGACCATTGGTCCGGGGCCGCAGTATCGGATGACGAACTGCGCGCCCTGGCGCTCGGCGGCTTCTACTCGGCCCGCTGGGACGCCTTCCACGATGCGCTGCTGCTCGGCCCGGAGCGCGAACACCCGCTCGGTGACCGCCGCGAGCTGGCCATCGACACCCTGACCGGCGCCTGGGGCATCACCGACAGCACCGAGGCGCAGGCGTCGATGGAGCAGTTGCTCGACGGTATGCACGGCCCGCTCTACGCGCTGGTGCATCCGCTGGTGATGGCCTCCATCAATGCCAGCGAGCGGGATCGCTTCGGCGAGCGCGCCGATCGGCACCGGGCCTTCCTGCGCCAGGTCGGTTCGTTCCGCGGCATGGACAATCCCGAGGCGCTGGTGCGCGATTACGACATCTGGTCCCAGGCCATCAAGATCGGCTTCACCGACCACCTGTCCAAGCCGCTGCCCACCGATATCCACGCCTGGGATCTGGCCCGCGTCGTGGCGGTAGCCCGCATGGCCTTCACCGCCGGCTACCTCGAAGCCGATGTGGCGTGGGCCTATCTGATGCGTGCGCTGCCCATCGCACAGCGCAAATACAAGAACTGGCGGCAATTCGGCGATGCCTACCTGACCGGCTGGACGTACTGGCAGGCTTGCGAGGATCTGGCCGAACTCAAGAACGGCGGCGTCGACCGCCGAATGGAGTTGCTACGCCTGTGGACTCGCCCGACCAGTCCCTGGCGCCGCGTCCAGCTCAACGACCCGGCCTGA
- the folE gene encoding GTP cyclohydrolase I FolE: MAPVKDLVALETGRTFDQPRAEAAIRELLLAVGENPDRPGLIDTPSRVARAYREMFAGLYQEPDAVLNTTFDEGHQELVLVRDIPMYSTCEHHLVSFHGVAHVGYIPGTHGRVTGLSKLARLVDLYSKRPQVQERLTSQIADAIMRKLDPRGAIVVVEAEHLCMAMRGIRKPGASTTTSAVRGMLQSNAASRAEALDLILRK, translated from the coding sequence GTGGCACCGGTGAAAGACCTGGTCGCACTCGAAACCGGGCGCACCTTCGATCAGCCGCGCGCCGAAGCCGCGATCCGCGAATTGCTGCTCGCGGTGGGGGAGAACCCGGACCGTCCCGGTCTGATCGACACCCCGTCCCGCGTCGCGCGCGCCTACCGCGAAATGTTCGCCGGGCTCTACCAGGAGCCGGACGCGGTGCTCAACACCACCTTCGACGAAGGTCATCAGGAATTGGTGCTGGTCCGCGATATCCCGATGTATTCGACCTGCGAACACCACCTGGTGTCGTTCCACGGTGTCGCGCACGTCGGCTATATCCCCGGCACGCACGGCCGGGTGACGGGTCTGTCCAAGCTGGCCCGGCTGGTCGACCTGTACTCCAAGCGCCCGCAGGTGCAGGAGCGGCTGACCAGTCAGATCGCCGATGCCATCATGCGCAAGCTGGATCCGCGCGGCGCCATCGTGGTGGTGGAGGCCGAGCACCTGTGCATGGCCATGCGCGGCATCCGCAAGCCCGGCGCGAGCACCACGACGTCGGCGGTGCGCGGCATGCTGCAGTCCAACGCCGCCTCGCGTGCCGAGGCGCTGGACCTCATCCTCCGGAAGTGA
- a CDS encoding CdaR family transcriptional regulator, which yields MRPGPNSEVVREWLTEYVFETMRTESLEQLVDRLNSAIIARVPELADRDMRRDLTASTRAHARAMLPGLTSDTFEFTIPEEAHALARTIARRGFELRLLLRIYHVGQDAIHDYMTDAIDQRVAPPEVERAVMMRLFERSSRWVGTSVEVLTDTYMEERERVFRAALNRRTETVHALLDADSAGAVMDTEQASIRLGYRLAGQHLAFVLWTDEPGGEIAGEGEAIGLLDRVAGRLAGALGSARVLTVPSGASGMWAWVGLDDAAQAAKLAEPGELSRMAELVEAPVRVAFGVPAAQVAGFRDSHREAVAARQVADRGPVGSRVYAYRAVEIAYLAGADDAAMRGLIGRELRALAGRDGNAVRLRATLHAYLQCHRSPEATAKLLGVHKNTVRYRIQRIEELLGYPIEERSLALETALACVAAYGPDVLP from the coding sequence ATGCGGCCGGGGCCGAACAGCGAGGTGGTCCGCGAATGGCTGACCGAGTACGTCTTCGAGACGATGCGCACCGAGTCGCTGGAGCAGCTGGTCGACCGGCTCAATTCCGCCATCATCGCGCGCGTTCCGGAACTCGCCGATCGCGATATGCGCCGCGACCTCACCGCCAGCACCCGGGCGCACGCCCGCGCCATGCTGCCCGGATTGACCAGTGACACTTTCGAATTCACGATCCCGGAGGAGGCGCACGCCCTCGCGCGCACCATCGCCCGGCGCGGTTTCGAGCTGCGGCTGCTGCTGCGGATCTATCACGTCGGCCAGGACGCCATCCACGACTACATGACCGACGCCATCGATCAGCGGGTGGCGCCGCCCGAGGTCGAGCGCGCGGTGATGATGCGGTTGTTCGAGCGTTCCTCCCGGTGGGTCGGCACCTCGGTGGAAGTGCTCACCGACACCTATATGGAGGAGCGCGAGCGCGTCTTCCGGGCCGCGCTGAACCGGCGCACCGAGACCGTGCACGCCCTGCTGGACGCCGATTCCGCCGGCGCGGTGATGGATACCGAGCAGGCCTCGATCCGGCTCGGCTACCGGCTGGCCGGCCAGCATTTGGCCTTCGTGCTGTGGACCGACGAGCCCGGCGGGGAAATCGCGGGCGAAGGCGAAGCCATCGGATTACTGGACCGGGTGGCCGGACGGCTGGCCGGGGCACTCGGCAGCGCCCGGGTGCTCACGGTGCCGTCCGGCGCGAGCGGAATGTGGGCCTGGGTCGGCCTGGACGACGCGGCGCAGGCCGCGAAATTGGCCGAGCCCGGGGAACTTTCGCGCATGGCCGAGCTGGTGGAGGCGCCCGTACGGGTGGCGTTCGGGGTCCCCGCCGCCCAGGTGGCAGGTTTCCGGGACAGTCATCGGGAGGCGGTCGCGGCCCGGCAGGTCGCCGACCGCGGACCTGTGGGCAGCCGCGTATACGCCTACCGGGCTGTCGAAATCGCCTATCTCGCAGGCGCCGACGATGCGGCGATGCGTGGCCTGATCGGCCGGGAATTGCGCGCCCTGGCGGGCCGGGACGGCAATGCCGTGCGCCTGCGTGCGACCCTGCACGCCTATCTGCAGTGCCACCGCAGCCCCGAGGCTACGGCGAAACTGCTTGGTGTACACAAGAATACGGTCCGCTATCGAATCCAGCGGATCGAAGAGCTGCTGGGATACCCGATCGAAGAGCGCAGTCTCGCACTGGAGACGGCGCTGGCTTGTGTGGCCGCGTACGGCCCCGATGTGCTGCCCTGA
- a CDS encoding DUF3180 domain-containing protein, which produces MKPTRILDLVANLLIAAVVAWAATRVAYGNFPSISIFAGASLFPVAVLEAVLAFMIRAKVNNDEIGDGRNRLHPITAARAVALAKASVHVGSIAAGVWLGFLCWVLPQRGTLRVAAADSPGAIVGLLAGLALAAAALWLEYCCRAPDDPSDDAATT; this is translated from the coding sequence CTGAAGCCGACCCGGATCCTGGATCTCGTCGCGAATCTGCTGATCGCGGCGGTCGTCGCCTGGGCCGCCACCCGCGTGGCGTACGGCAATTTCCCGTCGATCTCGATTTTCGCCGGGGCCTCGCTGTTTCCGGTGGCGGTGCTCGAGGCGGTGCTGGCGTTCATGATCCGGGCCAAGGTCAACAACGACGAGATCGGGGACGGCCGGAATCGGCTGCATCCGATCACGGCAGCCCGTGCTGTGGCATTGGCCAAGGCGTCGGTGCATGTCGGTTCGATCGCCGCGGGTGTCTGGCTCGGTTTCCTGTGCTGGGTCCTCCCGCAGCGCGGGACCTTGCGCGTGGCCGCCGCGGATTCGCCCGGCGCCATCGTCGGTTTGCTCGCGGGCCTGGCGCTGGCGGCGGCGGCGTTGTGGCTCGAGTATTGCTGCAGGGCCCCCGACGACCCTTCCGACGACGCCGCAACTACCTAG
- the folB gene encoding dihydroneopterin aldolase, whose amino-acid sequence MSADRIELRGLRVFAHHGVFDFERRDGQEFIVDLTLWTDFAAAAKSDDIADTVHYGELAELAVRIVQGTPRNLIETVAAELADEVMTDPRVQACEVVLHKPSAPIPHTFADVRVVTKRARE is encoded by the coding sequence GTGAGCGCAGACCGCATCGAGCTGCGCGGCCTGCGCGTCTTCGCCCATCACGGAGTTTTCGATTTCGAGCGCCGGGACGGCCAGGAGTTCATCGTCGATCTCACGCTGTGGACCGACTTCGCGGCCGCCGCGAAGTCCGACGACATCGCCGACACCGTGCACTACGGCGAACTGGCCGAGCTGGCGGTGCGGATCGTGCAGGGCACGCCGCGCAACCTGATCGAGACGGTGGCCGCCGAACTCGCCGACGAGGTGATGACCGATCCGCGGGTGCAGGCCTGTGAGGTGGTGCTGCACAAGCCCTCCGCGCCGATCCCGCACACCTTCGCCGACGTCCGCGTCGTGACCAAGAGGGCTCGCGAGTGA
- a CDS encoding DUF2277 family protein has translation MRENITLLRGLEPAPTEQEIYAAALQYVRTVGGVSGLSSTTKVAVDKAVAAIAAATTQLLADLPDTRVAPPTEPLRRVPARDAPA, from the coding sequence ATGCGTGAAAACATCACCCTCCTCCGTGGCCTGGAACCTGCCCCGACCGAACAGGAAATCTATGCCGCCGCACTGCAGTACGTGCGGACGGTCGGTGGTGTTTCCGGTTTGAGCAGCACCACCAAGGTGGCTGTCGACAAGGCCGTCGCCGCGATCGCCGCGGCCACCACCCAGTTGCTGGCCGACCTACCCGATACCCGGGTAGCGCCGCCCACCGAACCGCTACGCCGGGTTCCGGCCCGGGACGCCCCGGCCTGA
- a CDS encoding aldehyde dehydrogenase family protein — protein sequence MTNTESKTEAPSVIEVHNPGTGELVGTVPVQSADEVAATVRELRLYQPEWEAIGPDGRKEWLLKLQDWLIDNTERLADVLQSETSKPRADALIDPAFGCDLIGYYARRAGGFLTDDHPSPHSPLARVKKLTITYKPYPVVGVITPWNFPLAMPIMDVIPALAAGAAVILKPSEVTPLSALELARGWAEIGAPPVLAVVTGAGATGAAVVGNADYIQFTGSTATGKKIAAACVERLVPYSLELGGKDPAIVLADADIDRAAHGIAFGGMFNAGQVCISVERVYVEAPVYDEFVAKLTANVKALRQGIDGREIAHDVGALANENQVSIVQRHVEEAVAAGAKVLTGGKRTGQGTFFEPTVLVDVDHTMSCIIEETFGPTLPVVKVADEAEAVRLANDSIYGLSASVWTGDKDRGERVARQLTAGAVNINDVFSNLFSYALPMGGWGQSGVGARWGGANGVRKYCRAQAITKPILPTQQKELFWYPAKPANLLFALGAMRAAGARGLRRIDIPALLKLKGDK from the coding sequence GTGACCAATACCGAATCGAAAACCGAAGCCCCCTCCGTCATCGAGGTACACAACCCCGGTACCGGTGAATTGGTGGGCACCGTGCCCGTCCAGTCCGCCGACGAGGTCGCCGCCACGGTGCGCGAGCTGCGGCTGTACCAGCCGGAGTGGGAGGCCATCGGCCCCGACGGCCGTAAGGAGTGGCTGCTCAAGCTGCAGGACTGGCTGATCGACAACACCGAACGCCTGGCCGACGTACTGCAGTCGGAGACCTCCAAGCCGCGCGCGGACGCCCTCATCGATCCGGCCTTCGGCTGCGATCTGATCGGCTACTACGCGCGCCGTGCCGGTGGGTTCCTCACCGACGATCATCCGTCGCCGCACAGCCCGCTGGCCCGGGTCAAGAAACTCACCATCACTTACAAGCCGTACCCGGTGGTCGGCGTGATCACCCCGTGGAACTTCCCGCTGGCCATGCCGATCATGGACGTGATCCCGGCGCTCGCCGCCGGCGCCGCGGTCATCCTGAAGCCGTCCGAGGTGACGCCGCTCTCGGCGCTCGAATTGGCAAGGGGCTGGGCCGAAATCGGCGCGCCGCCGGTCCTCGCGGTGGTCACCGGCGCGGGCGCGACGGGCGCCGCGGTGGTCGGCAACGCCGACTACATCCAGTTCACCGGGTCGACCGCGACCGGCAAGAAGATCGCCGCCGCCTGCGTCGAGCGACTGGTCCCGTACAGCCTGGAGCTGGGCGGTAAGGACCCCGCGATCGTGCTGGCCGACGCCGACATCGATCGGGCCGCGCACGGTATCGCCTTCGGCGGCATGTTCAACGCCGGTCAGGTCTGCATCTCCGTGGAGCGCGTCTACGTCGAGGCCCCGGTCTACGACGAGTTCGTCGCCAAGCTCACCGCGAACGTGAAGGCGCTGCGCCAGGGCATCGATGGCCGCGAAATCGCCCATGACGTAGGCGCTTTGGCCAACGAGAACCAGGTGAGCATCGTGCAGCGGCACGTCGAGGAGGCCGTCGCGGCCGGGGCGAAGGTGCTGACCGGCGGCAAACGCACCGGGCAGGGCACCTTCTTCGAGCCGACCGTGCTGGTCGATGTGGACCACACCATGTCCTGCATCATCGAGGAGACCTTCGGCCCGACCCTGCCGGTGGTCAAGGTGGCCGACGAGGCGGAAGCCGTTCGGCTGGCCAATGATTCGATCTACGGGCTGTCGGCCTCGGTGTGGACCGGCGACAAGGATCGTGGCGAGCGCGTCGCCCGCCAGCTGACCGCGGGCGCGGTCAACATCAACGACGTCTTCTCCAACCTGTTCAGCTACGCGCTGCCGATGGGCGGCTGGGGACAGTCCGGTGTCGGCGCGCGCTGGGGCGGCGCGAACGGGGTACGCAAGTACTGCCGGGCCCAGGCCATCACCAAGCCGATCCTGCCGACCCAGCAGAAGGAACTGTTCTGGTACCCGGCCAAGCCGGCCAATCTGCTGTTCGCGCTCGGCGCGATGCGGGCCGCGGGTGCGCGCGGTCTGCGCCGGATCGATATTCCCGCGCTGCTGAAACTCAAGGGAGACAAGTAA
- the ftsH gene encoding ATP-dependent zinc metalloprotease FtsH, producing the protein MNRKTVFRTLAIIAGILLVVYAFSYFGNDTRGWKNVDTSVALQQLNDKANVKNVQIDDREQQLRIELNNGNDATKGSNKILAKYPSGTSNQIFDAVKSTGTQYNTVVKTEGWLTQILLFVLPMIILLGLFVFVMGRMQGGGRGGMMGFGKSKAKQLSKDMPKTTFADVAGADEAVEELYEIKDFLQNPVRYQALGAKIPKGVLLYGPPGTGKTLLARAVAGEAGVPFFTISGSDFVEMFVGVGASRVRDLFDQAKQNSPCIIFVDEIDAVGRQRGAGLGGGHDEREQTLNQLLVEMDGFGDRTGVILIAATNRPDILDPALLRPGRFDRQIPVSNPDLAGRRAILRVHSSGKPISPDADLEGLAKRTVGMSGADLANVINEAALLTARENGSVITGANLEESVDRVIGGPRRKSRIISEHEKKITAYHEGGHTLAAWAMPDIEPVYKVTILARGRTGGHAMTVPEDDKGLMTRSEMIARLVMAMGGRAAEELVFHEPTTGASSDIDQATKIARAMVTEYGMSARLGAVRYGQEGGDPFLGRSMGQHSDYSHEVAGAIDEEVRNLIEAAHTEAWAILNEYRDVLDVLATALLEKETLHRRELEELLAAVEKRPRITAFNDFGDRMPSDKPPVKTPRELAQERGEPWPPAESLPAPAAAQREPAPANGYPPEGYTGQPQYKYPPAADPGYRPQPTQGFPRPAGGTQGSRPDYGAPAGWSAPGWPPREEPQQQQPGQPYQQWRNPQPGQPQQGQQPQGQQPDRGYDRGGYDEPSSGEGENRDWDGPNSRH; encoded by the coding sequence ATGAACCGCAAGACAGTGTTTCGCACCCTGGCCATAATCGCGGGCATCTTGCTCGTGGTCTATGCGTTCAGCTATTTCGGCAACGACACGCGCGGGTGGAAGAACGTCGACACCTCCGTGGCCCTGCAGCAGCTGAACGACAAGGCCAACGTCAAGAACGTGCAGATCGATGACCGCGAGCAACAGCTCCGGATCGAACTGAACAACGGCAACGACGCCACCAAAGGCTCGAACAAGATCCTCGCGAAGTATCCGAGCGGTACTTCCAACCAGATCTTCGACGCGGTGAAGTCGACCGGTACGCAGTACAACACGGTGGTCAAGACCGAAGGCTGGCTGACCCAGATCCTGTTGTTCGTGCTGCCGATGATCATCCTGCTGGGCCTGTTCGTCTTCGTGATGGGACGCATGCAGGGCGGCGGCCGCGGCGGCATGATGGGCTTCGGTAAATCCAAGGCCAAGCAGCTGTCCAAGGACATGCCCAAGACCACGTTCGCGGATGTGGCCGGCGCCGACGAGGCCGTCGAAGAGCTCTACGAAATCAAGGACTTCCTGCAGAACCCGGTCCGCTACCAGGCCCTGGGCGCGAAGATCCCGAAGGGCGTGCTGCTCTACGGTCCCCCCGGTACCGGTAAGACGCTGCTGGCGCGCGCCGTCGCCGGTGAAGCCGGTGTCCCGTTCTTCACCATCTCCGGTTCCGACTTCGTCGAGATGTTCGTCGGTGTCGGCGCCTCCCGCGTGCGTGACCTGTTCGATCAGGCCAAGCAGAACAGCCCCTGCATCATCTTCGTCGACGAGATCGACGCGGTCGGCCGCCAGCGCGGCGCCGGCCTCGGCGGCGGTCACGACGAACGCGAGCAGACGCTGAACCAGTTGCTCGTCGAGATGGACGGCTTCGGTGACCGCACCGGCGTCATCCTGATCGCGGCGACCAACCGCCCCGACATCCTGGATCCGGCGCTGCTGCGCCCGGGCCGCTTCGACCGCCAGATCCCGGTCAGCAACCCGGACCTGGCCGGCCGTCGCGCCATCCTGCGGGTGCACTCCTCGGGCAAGCCGATCTCGCCCGACGCCGACCTCGAGGGCTTGGCCAAGCGCACCGTCGGCATGTCCGGCGCCGATCTGGCCAACGTCATCAACGAGGCCGCGCTGCTCACCGCCCGCGAGAACGGCTCGGTCATCACCGGCGCCAACCTCGAGGAATCGGTGGACCGCGTGATCGGCGGCCCGCGCCGCAAGAGCCGCATCATCAGCGAGCACGAGAAGAAGATCACCGCCTACCACGAGGGTGGCCACACCCTGGCGGCCTGGGCGATGCCCGATATCGAGCCCGTCTACAAGGTCACCATCCTGGCGCGCGGCCGCACCGGCGGCCATGCCATGACGGTCCCCGAGGACGACAAGGGCCTGATGACCCGCTCGGAGATGATCGCCCGCCTGGTCATGGCCATGGGTGGTCGCGCGGCCGAGGAACTGGTGTTCCACGAGCCGACCACCGGTGCGTCCTCCGATATCGACCAGGCCACCAAGATCGCCCGCGCGATGGTCACCGAGTACGGCATGAGCGCCCGCCTGGGTGCGGTGCGCTACGGCCAGGAGGGCGGGGATCCGTTCCTCGGCCGGTCGATGGGTCAGCATTCGGATTACTCGCACGAGGTCGCCGGCGCCATCGACGAGGAGGTGCGCAACCTCATCGAGGCCGCGCACACCGAGGCGTGGGCCATCCTGAACGAGTACCGCGATGTGCTGGACGTGCTGGCCACCGCGCTGCTGGAGAAGGAAACGCTGCACCGCCGCGAGCTCGAGGAACTGCTCGCCGCGGTCGAAAAGCGCCCGCGTATCACCGCTTTCAACGATTTCGGTGATCGCATGCCCTCGGACAAGCCGCCGGTGAAGACGCCGCGCGAGCTGGCCCAGGAACGTGGCGAGCCGTGGCCGCCCGCCGAGTCGCTGCCCGCCCCGGCGGCGGCGCAGCGTGAGCCCGCACCGGCCAACGGCTATCCGCCGGAGGGGTACACGGGTCAGCCGCAGTACAAGTACCCGCCCGCGGCCGATCCCGGTTACCGTCCGCAGCCGACCCAGGGTTTCCCGCGTCCCGCGGGCGGCACCCAGGGTTCGCGTCCGGATTACGGCGCTCCCGCCGGTTGGTCCGCGCCGGGCTGGCCGCCGCGCGAGGAGCCGCAGCAGCAGCAGCCCGGTCAGCCCTATCAGCAGTGGCGTAACCCGCAGCCGGGCCAGCCGCAGCAGGGTCAGCAACCGCAGGGTCAGCAGCCGGATCGGGGCTACGACCGCGGCGGTTACGACGAGCCGTCCTCCGGTGAGGGCGAGAACCGCGATTGGGATGGCCCGAACAGCCGGCACTGA
- a CDS encoding SDR family oxidoreductase — MPDATKIRGKVVVITGGARGIGLATATALQALGAKIAIGDIDETTVKESGAARDFDLYGKLDVTDPASFEAFLDEVEHTVGPVDVLINNAGIMPTGKLADEPDQITRRILDINVYGVILGSKLALNRMLPRGSGHIINIASLAGETHIPGLATYNASKHAVLGFTDTLREEYRETGVRFSSVLPTLTNTELGAGVTAPKLLRPAEPEEIADAIAELIVSPKSKVRVTAVAGIISQVVGLLPEAVGDGIARALGASHAFLEDVDAEQRKAYEDRARNA, encoded by the coding sequence ATGCCAGACGCCACGAAAATCCGCGGCAAGGTCGTCGTCATCACCGGTGGCGCACGCGGTATCGGACTGGCCACGGCCACCGCGCTGCAGGCGCTGGGCGCGAAGATCGCGATCGGCGACATCGATGAGACCACCGTCAAGGAGTCGGGCGCGGCCCGCGATTTCGACCTGTACGGCAAGCTCGATGTCACCGATCCGGCCTCGTTCGAGGCTTTCCTGGACGAGGTGGAGCACACCGTCGGACCGGTCGACGTGCTGATCAACAACGCGGGCATCATGCCGACGGGCAAGCTGGCCGACGAGCCGGATCAGATCACCCGCCGCATTCTCGACATCAATGTCTACGGCGTGATTCTCGGTTCCAAGCTGGCGCTGAACCGGATGCTGCCGCGGGGCAGCGGGCACATCATCAATATCGCGTCGCTGGCCGGCGAGACCCACATTCCGGGGCTCGCGACATACAACGCCAGTAAGCACGCAGTGCTCGGATTCACCGACACCCTGCGCGAGGAGTATCGGGAGACCGGTGTGCGGTTCTCCTCGGTGCTGCCGACGCTGACCAATACCGAACTCGGCGCGGGCGTTACGGCGCCGAAGCTGCTGCGCCCGGCCGAGCCGGAGGAGATCGCCGACGCCATCGCGGAGCTGATCGTGTCGCCGAAGTCCAAGGTCCGGGTGACCGCGGTGGCGGGAATCATCTCGCAGGTGGTCGGGCTGCTGCCGGAGGCCGTGGGCGACGGCATCGCGCGGGCGCTCGGGGCGAGCCACGCCTTCCTCGAGGATGTCGACGCGGAGCAGCGCAAGGCGTACGAGGACCGCGCGCGCAACGCCTGA